A genomic stretch from Pseudomonas alkylphenolica includes:
- a CDS encoding cupin domain-containing protein — translation MTDLSVQNDAPKTWEQPAGSDLAGWMQTRIARYETRKYDWDALKFQADYDPKFRRAQMRYVGTGGTGVNSDMNTIASENFTFSTMVIPAGHEGPPHIHTDVEEVFFVLRGKLKVIIEKDGERFETVLTDRDLISVPPGVYREEINIGDEDALMCVMLGAKKPVTPTYPPAHPLASIKRG, via the coding sequence ATGACCGACCTTTCCGTACAAAACGACGCGCCCAAGACCTGGGAACAACCCGCAGGCTCGGACCTGGCTGGCTGGATGCAAACCCGCATCGCCCGCTACGAAACCCGCAAGTACGACTGGGATGCACTGAAGTTCCAGGCCGACTACGACCCCAAATTCCGCCGTGCGCAAATGCGTTACGTCGGCACCGGTGGTACCGGGGTCAACAGCGACATGAACACTATTGCTTCGGAAAACTTCACCTTCTCGACCATGGTCATTCCGGCCGGCCATGAGGGCCCGCCGCACATTCATACCGACGTCGAAGAAGTGTTCTTCGTGCTGCGCGGCAAGCTCAAGGTGATCATCGAGAAAGACGGTGAGCGCTTCGAGACCGTGCTCACCGACCGCGACCTGATTTCGGTGCCGCCGGGCGTGTACCGCGAGGAGATCAACATCGGTGATGAAGACGCGCTGATGTGCGTGATGCTTGGCGCGAAAAAGCCGGTCACCCCGACCTATCCGCCAGCGCACCCGCTGGCCTCGATCAAGCGCGGGTAA
- a CDS encoding SDR family oxidoreductase gives MSPFKTMLEGRRVLVTGGARGLGYAFAQAIGQAGARVVIADILAERVQQAACELREQGLQVTGVTLDLGNPESIDACVAEASAALGGLDGLVNNASITNSGGKTCEQLDIDTWDQVMQVNVRGTWLMTRACLPALRASGKGAVINLASDTPLWGAPNLLAYVASKGAIIAMTRSLARELGSDNITVNAIAPGLVLVEATAYVPEARHRLYTEQRAIQRPQLPEDVSGAVLFALSDLSRFITGQTLPVNGGFVMP, from the coding sequence ATGAGCCCATTCAAAACCATGCTTGAAGGCCGCCGCGTGCTGGTCACCGGTGGCGCCCGCGGCCTGGGCTATGCCTTCGCCCAGGCCATCGGCCAGGCCGGCGCACGGGTGGTGATTGCCGACATCCTCGCCGAGCGCGTGCAACAGGCTGCCTGTGAACTGCGCGAGCAAGGCTTGCAGGTAACCGGCGTGACCCTCGACCTGGGCAACCCCGAATCCATCGACGCCTGCGTCGCCGAAGCGAGCGCGGCACTCGGTGGTCTGGATGGCCTGGTCAACAACGCCTCGATCACCAACTCCGGCGGCAAGACCTGCGAGCAACTGGACATCGACACCTGGGACCAGGTCATGCAGGTCAACGTGCGTGGCACCTGGCTGATGACCCGTGCCTGCCTGCCGGCCCTGCGTGCCAGCGGCAAGGGGGCGGTGATCAACCTGGCCTCCGACACCCCGCTGTGGGGCGCGCCGAACCTGCTCGCCTATGTCGCCAGCAAGGGCGCGATCATCGCCATGACCCGCAGCCTGGCCCGCGAGCTGGGCAGCGACAACATCACCGTCAACGCCATCGCCCCCGGCCTGGTGCTGGTGGAAGCCACGGCCTATGTGCCCGAGGCGCGCCACCGCCTGTACACAGAACAACGGGCGATTCAACGCCCACAACTGCCAGAAGACGTCAGCGGCGCCGTGCTGTTCGCCCTGTCCGACCTGTCGCGTTTCATCACTGGACAAACCCTGCCGGTCAACGGCGGGTTCGTCATGCCCTGA
- a CDS encoding ABC transporter substrate-binding protein, with protein sequence MFKSLQRLAQTSVIALGLGLALTAQAEPTKVTYLLPAPPNSPAFAPWIIAKEKGYYSARDLDLTFIAAKGGVDVAKQIGAGNAMLGGAIGDTPIVVRANGIPVRAVAVLGAGGVTMIATNAGENIQSIKDLKGKTLTVMSYSDTTYYALLASLRKAGLSKTDVDIQAAGPSGVWQLFSANKAQAMAGVPDWVVNAEEAGLKINLIPQAQIFESMAQAILASDDAIKHQPQIVGGVVQATLQGMRDIIQDPKAAAATFAKAVPAYAGKEAALEKTFRLYVEHVYANQTVLGQIDPARLDAVRKFYVSEGIVAKEPKLDELYSNQFIETTTAAQ encoded by the coding sequence ATGTTCAAGTCCCTGCAACGCCTGGCGCAGACTTCGGTCATCGCCCTCGGTCTTGGCCTGGCGCTCACTGCCCAGGCAGAGCCAACCAAGGTCACCTACCTGCTGCCTGCGCCGCCCAACTCGCCGGCCTTTGCGCCGTGGATCATTGCCAAGGAAAAGGGTTACTACAGTGCCAGGGACCTGGACCTGACCTTCATCGCCGCCAAGGGTGGTGTGGATGTCGCCAAACAGATCGGCGCCGGCAACGCCATGCTCGGTGGTGCCATCGGTGACACCCCGATCGTGGTCCGCGCCAACGGCATTCCGGTGCGCGCCGTGGCGGTGCTCGGCGCCGGTGGCGTGACCATGATCGCTACCAATGCCGGCGAGAACATCCAGTCGATCAAGGACCTCAAGGGCAAGACCCTGACCGTGATGTCCTATTCCGACACCACCTACTACGCCCTGCTCGCCTCGCTGCGCAAAGCCGGCTTGAGCAAGACCGATGTCGACATCCAGGCCGCCGGCCCATCGGGCGTCTGGCAACTGTTCTCGGCCAACAAGGCCCAGGCCATGGCCGGGGTGCCGGACTGGGTGGTCAACGCCGAAGAGGCCGGGCTGAAGATCAACCTGATTCCTCAGGCACAGATTTTCGAAAGCATGGCCCAGGCCATTCTCGCCTCCGACGACGCCATCAAGCACCAGCCGCAGATCGTCGGCGGCGTGGTCCAGGCCACCCTGCAAGGCATGCGCGACATCATCCAGGACCCGAAAGCCGCAGCCGCCACCTTCGCCAAAGCGGTACCGGCCTATGCCGGCAAGGAAGCGGCGCTGGAGAAAACCTTCCGCCTGTACGTCGAGCATGTCTACGCCAACCAGACCGTGCTCGGACAGATCGACCCGGCGCGCCTCGACGCGGTACGCAAGTTCTACGTCAGCGAAGGCATCGTCGCCAAGGAACCCAAGCTCGACGAGCTCTACAGCAACCAGTTCATCGAAACCACCACGGCCGCGCAATAA
- a CDS encoding ABC transporter permease — protein MRNLNTSVLGSIALLILFLLLWQWGPGLLGMPEFVMPQLSRVAQESVVMWQSSGLLQHTLITAFEIIVGFGLGALLGVAIGVSLGLSPSAEAMLSPYILALQIAPKVAFAPLFVMWLGYTIYPKILIAILIVFFPVMINVLSAIRTVDPDMINLVRTMNASRWQIFRLVEFPSAMAALFSGLRIASTLAVIGVTVGELVGGNQGLGFLLVDAEGQGNTAGVFVAIVMLTLIGVLAYGAVVWAEKRVLHYLPKAMLSTQ, from the coding sequence ATGAGAAACCTCAACACCTCCGTGCTCGGCAGTATTGCCCTGCTGATCCTGTTCCTGCTGCTCTGGCAGTGGGGCCCCGGCCTGCTCGGCATGCCCGAGTTCGTCATGCCGCAACTGAGCCGCGTGGCCCAGGAAAGCGTGGTGATGTGGCAGTCCAGCGGCCTGCTGCAGCACACCCTGATCACCGCCTTCGAGATCATCGTCGGCTTCGGCCTGGGCGCCCTGCTCGGGGTCGCCATTGGTGTCTCGCTGGGGCTGTCGCCATCGGCCGAGGCCATGCTCTCGCCGTACATCCTGGCCCTGCAGATCGCTCCGAAGGTCGCCTTCGCACCGCTGTTCGTGATGTGGCTGGGCTACACCATCTACCCGAAGATCCTCATCGCCATTCTCATCGTGTTCTTCCCGGTGATGATCAACGTGCTCTCGGCGATCCGCACCGTCGATCCAGACATGATCAACCTGGTGCGCACCATGAACGCCAGCCGCTGGCAGATCTTCCGCCTGGTGGAGTTCCCTTCGGCCATGGCCGCGCTGTTCTCCGGGCTGCGCATCGCCTCGACCCTGGCAGTGATCGGCGTCACCGTCGGCGAGCTGGTCGGCGGCAACCAGGGCCTGGGCTTCCTGCTCGTTGACGCTGAGGGCCAGGGCAATACCGCCGGGGTTTTCGTCGCCATCGTCATGCTCACCCTGATCGGCGTACTGGCTTACGGCGCGGTGGTCTGGGCGGAAAAACGCGTGTTGCACTACCTGCCCAAAGCCATGCTGAGTACCCAATGA